In the Streptomyces formicae genome, one interval contains:
- a CDS encoding pyridoxamine 5'-phosphate oxidase family protein yields MNQRSQQSPLPAELPVTDRTRHRRLRDQGSLARTDLEAILDAGFVCHLGVVVEGHPMVVPTVYGHDGTDLFLHGSVASRSLAADPDAAVCVTVTHVDGLILARSVFEHGVNYRSAMIHGVPRQVTDPEEKLRGLRLLTEHAAPGQWDYARRPSRKELAATTLLALSLAEASVKTAIGPPDDGAGPDAELGIWAGNLPLRTTWGAPEADPLLPAGIDPPPHIAGREAAPL; encoded by the coding sequence GTGAACCAACGATCTCAGCAGTCGCCGCTGCCCGCAGAGCTGCCCGTCACCGACCGCACCAGGCACCGCCGCCTGCGCGACCAGGGCAGCCTGGCGCGCACGGACCTCGAAGCGATACTCGACGCGGGCTTCGTCTGCCATCTCGGTGTCGTCGTCGAGGGACACCCGATGGTCGTCCCCACCGTCTACGGCCACGACGGCACGGACCTCTTCCTGCACGGCTCCGTCGCCAGCCGCAGTCTCGCCGCGGACCCCGACGCGGCCGTCTGCGTCACCGTCACCCACGTCGACGGACTCATCCTCGCCCGCTCCGTGTTCGAACACGGCGTGAACTATCGCAGCGCGATGATCCACGGAGTCCCGCGTCAGGTGACGGACCCCGAGGAGAAGCTGCGCGGCCTGCGACTGCTCACCGAGCACGCGGCGCCGGGCCAGTGGGACTACGCCCGCCGCCCCAGCCGCAAGGAACTCGCCGCGACGACCCTGCTCGCGCTCTCCCTCGCGGAGGCGTCGGTCAAGACGGCGATCGGACCGCCGGACGACGGGGCGGGTCCGGACGCGGAACTCGGCATCTGGGCGGGCAACTTGCCGCTGAGGACGACGTGGGGCGCGCCGGAGGCGGACCCACTGCTCCCGGCGGGGATTGACCCTCCACCGCACATCGCGGGCAGGGAAGCCGCGCCCCTTTAG
- a CDS encoding polysaccharide lyase family 8 super-sandwich domain-containing protein, with protein MEITRRRLLSALSAAGLLAVVPVPPAGAAAAAGDTARLLANTVAVFAGTEASNARPETATKIAAIEKTARANLKAMDDAGDGELFAGLVLGTDEANLNTAYRRLYETALVTRTPGAPADLYGDAAVQRRVIDGLVWLHERYYGDQSKGYYGNWFHWEIGISQHISRTLVLLADPVRAQRPELIATYVASMDAYLRNGKNGDVDLDSRFHTGANLADITTNRILQGAVMAQGGDARIAKALTDQLTVFVTIDPYHRRHGVTDGHYADGSFLQHGSVAYTGSYGKGLLTRVVQTLLFLAGTGYAHGEELVPTVYGWVRDGFAPVIFEGWMMEIVKGRAVARTDSGYTDVAVVVEAVVDLSSLATGAEATALKSYVKHVGATSRARIDPARFVSPVSVARHADIVADASVPPADLNPRDRSVAFNAMDKTVHRRPGYAFALARSSDRISKYEYMNGENLMPWFQGEGAHYLYLAGQDQTQAFGVDYFTTVSPYGLAGVTAPVEQRRTVPELYGKPYYDNPGHPLHFTASSESQNTYVYFPRGTNGWSGGAVLGAYGAAGLVQSSDVAYRDRKILPDDFVVYRGARATKSWFLLDDEIVVLAADVGDAAGRAVTTTVDARIAAPDDRITLTGARRGGRPWTGPGTAALRWLRYADATRDTAVGYVFLDAPPVRVTLDRVTRSRRAVRTANPDTAVTRTVFGVTVDSAAGAEPTCLAYALVPNATEDQLRAHRRGRPLTVLSNTARLQAVTHRGLGLTAANSFTRGRHEAGDLRVEGPASVLVRRDAPHGTTTVAVSDPTMARDTVALLLRGRPLRAAAPAPGVRVTPARGGTRIEVDTHHAYGRSFTVTLRG; from the coding sequence ATGGAGATCACGCGCAGACGCCTGTTGTCCGCTCTCTCGGCCGCCGGACTCCTCGCGGTGGTCCCCGTGCCGCCCGCGGGTGCCGCGGCCGCCGCCGGGGACACCGCGCGGCTGCTCGCCAACACCGTGGCGGTCTTCGCCGGGACCGAGGCGTCCAACGCCCGCCCCGAGACCGCCACCAAGATCGCGGCGATCGAGAAGACGGCCCGCGCCAACCTGAAGGCGATGGACGACGCGGGCGACGGCGAGCTCTTCGCCGGTCTGGTGCTCGGCACCGACGAGGCCAACCTGAACACCGCCTACCGTCGTCTGTACGAGACGGCCCTGGTCACCCGCACCCCCGGCGCCCCCGCCGACCTGTACGGCGACGCGGCCGTGCAGCGCCGGGTGATCGACGGCCTGGTCTGGCTGCACGAGCGGTACTACGGGGACCAGTCCAAGGGGTACTACGGCAACTGGTTCCACTGGGAGATCGGGATCTCCCAGCACATCAGCCGGACCCTCGTGCTGCTCGCCGACCCCGTCAGGGCGCAGCGCCCCGAGCTGATCGCCACCTATGTCGCCTCCATGGACGCCTACCTGCGCAACGGCAAGAACGGCGACGTCGACCTCGACTCCCGCTTCCACACCGGGGCCAACCTCGCGGACATCACCACCAACCGCATCCTTCAGGGTGCCGTCATGGCCCAGGGCGGCGACGCGCGCATCGCCAAGGCCCTCACCGACCAGCTGACGGTCTTCGTCACCATCGACCCCTATCACCGCAGGCACGGGGTCACGGACGGCCACTACGCCGACGGCTCCTTCCTCCAGCACGGCTCCGTCGCCTACACGGGCTCGTACGGAAAGGGCCTGCTCACCCGCGTCGTGCAGACGCTCCTGTTCCTGGCGGGCACCGGCTACGCGCACGGTGAGGAACTCGTGCCGACCGTGTACGGCTGGGTGCGCGACGGGTTCGCGCCGGTGATCTTCGAGGGCTGGATGATGGAGATCGTGAAGGGCCGCGCGGTGGCGCGCACGGACTCCGGCTACACCGACGTCGCGGTGGTCGTCGAGGCCGTCGTCGACCTCTCCTCGCTCGCCACGGGCGCCGAGGCCACCGCCCTGAAGAGCTACGTCAAGCACGTCGGCGCCACCTCGCGCGCCCGCATCGACCCGGCCCGCTTCGTCTCGCCGGTCAGCGTCGCGCGCCACGCCGACATCGTCGCCGACGCCTCCGTGCCGCCCGCCGACCTCAACCCCCGGGACCGCAGCGTCGCGTTCAACGCCATGGACAAGACCGTGCACCGCAGGCCCGGCTACGCGTTCGCGCTCGCGCGCAGCTCCGACCGGATCAGCAAGTACGAGTACATGAACGGCGAGAACCTCATGCCGTGGTTCCAGGGCGAAGGCGCGCACTACCTCTATCTCGCGGGCCAGGACCAGACCCAGGCGTTCGGCGTCGACTACTTCACCACCGTCTCGCCGTACGGCCTCGCGGGCGTCACCGCGCCGGTCGAACAGCGGCGCACCGTACCGGAGTTGTACGGCAAGCCGTACTACGACAACCCCGGGCACCCGCTGCACTTCACCGCGTCGTCCGAGTCGCAGAACACCTACGTCTACTTCCCGCGCGGCACCAACGGCTGGTCGGGCGGCGCCGTCCTTGGGGCATACGGCGCGGCGGGCCTGGTGCAGTCCAGCGACGTGGCCTACCGGGACCGGAAGATCCTGCCCGACGACTTCGTGGTCTACCGGGGCGCGCGGGCCACGAAGTCGTGGTTCCTGCTGGACGACGAGATCGTGGTGCTCGCGGCGGACGTCGGCGACGCGGCGGGACGCGCCGTCACCACGACCGTCGACGCCCGGATCGCGGCCCCCGACGACCGGATCACGCTCACCGGGGCGCGTCGCGGCGGACGCCCCTGGACGGGCCCCGGCACCGCCGCCCTGCGCTGGCTGCGCTACGCCGACGCCACGCGCGACACCGCCGTCGGCTACGTCTTCCTCGACGCCCCGCCGGTGCGGGTCACTCTCGACCGGGTCACCCGCAGCCGCCGCGCCGTCCGCACCGCGAACCCGGACACGGCCGTCACCCGCACCGTGTTCGGCGTCACCGTGGACAGCGCCGCCGGAGCCGAACCGACCTGCCTGGCCTACGCGTTGGTGCCGAACGCGACCGAGGACCAGCTGCGCGCCCACCGGCGCGGGCGGCCGCTCACCGTCCTCTCCAACACGGCACGCCTCCAGGCCGTCACCCACCGGGGCCTCGGCCTGACGGCCGCCAACAGCTTCACGCGGGGCCGCCACGAGGCCGGGGACCTGCGCGTCGAAGGCCCCGCCTCGGTCCTCGTGCGCCGCGACGCCCCGCACGGCACGACGACCGTCGCCGTCTCCGACCCGACCATGGCCCGCGACACGGTCGCGCTGCTGCTGCGCGGCCGCCCCCTGCGCGCGGCCGCCCCGGCCCCCGGAGTCCGGGTGACACCGGCGCGCGGCGGCACCCGCATCGAGGTCGACACCCACCACGCGTACGGCAGGAGCTTCACGGTGACGCTGCGCGGCTAG
- a CDS encoding serine hydrolase: MIFRRPWLSAVVLALASSSLSPVAASAVPHPSGASRSVQRDADALRDAGVTGVAVRLETPHGAVTARSGVGDLVTRRPVPKDGYLRLGSTTKTFVATVVLQLVGEKRLSLDQTVEELLPGVVRGVGNDGRTITLRDLLRHVLRRPVACLRARGAGGPGHAP; this comes from the coding sequence ATGATCTTCCGTCGTCCGTGGCTGTCAGCCGTGGTGCTCGCGCTCGCCTCGTCGTCCCTTTCGCCCGTCGCGGCCTCGGCCGTGCCGCACCCGTCCGGCGCGTCCCGCTCCGTGCAGCGCGACGCCGACGCGCTGCGGGACGCCGGGGTCACCGGGGTGGCGGTCCGCCTGGAGACCCCGCACGGGGCCGTCACGGCCCGCTCCGGGGTGGGGGACCTGGTCACCCGCCGCCCGGTCCCGAAGGACGGGTACCTGCGTCTTGGCAGCACCACCAAGACGTTCGTCGCCACCGTCGTCCTGCAACTGGTGGGCGAGAAGCGGCTCTCCCTCGACCAGACGGTGGAGGAGCTGCTGCCGGGAGTCGTGAGGGGGGTGGGCAACGACGGCAGGACCATCACCCTGCGGGATCTGCTGCGGCACGTACTTCGCCGACCGGTGGCGTGCCTACGAGCCCGAGGAGCTGGTGGGCCTGGCCATGCGCCATGA
- a CDS encoding serine hydrolase domain-containing protein — MRHEPAFPAGTGWAYSNTNYVLAGMIIEKVTGRTWEQQVHDRVLRPLGLRDTDTPGIRPFLPRPHAADHQQFTPAGPMVDTTIPYRPFDSGADGSMTGTARDLNRFFAALASGKAPATASASSSPPCPAAAATSGTAAAASATSSGRRPPRTVGAPSPSRRTAAPRTRRPRPGRRRRCATSSTTPCAAAIDIARARAPGAPVTGAPACRDGRNRNSGPGQGP; from the coding sequence ATGCGCCATGAACCCGCCTTCCCTGCGGGTACCGGCTGGGCGTACTCCAACACGAACTACGTGCTCGCCGGAATGATCATCGAGAAGGTCACAGGACGCACCTGGGAACAGCAGGTCCACGACCGGGTCCTGCGCCCGCTCGGCCTGCGGGACACCGACACCCCCGGCATCCGGCCCTTCCTGCCGCGTCCGCACGCGGCCGACCACCAGCAGTTCACCCCGGCAGGACCGATGGTCGACACCACGATCCCCTACCGCCCCTTCGACAGCGGGGCCGACGGCTCGATGACCGGCACGGCCCGCGACCTCAACCGCTTCTTCGCCGCGCTGGCGAGCGGGAAGGCACCCGCGACGGCCTCGGCCTCTTCCTCACCCCCCTGTCCTGCGGCGGCGGCTACCTCGGGCACGGCGGCAGCGGCTTCGGCTACGTCGTCCGGGCGGCGACCACCACGGACGGTCGGCGCACCGTCACCGTCTCGGCGCACAGCCGCGCCGCGGACCCGAAGGCCGCGGCCCGGCAGGAGGAGGCGCTGCGCGACCTCGTCGACCACGCCCTGTGCCGCGGCAATTGACATCGCGCGCGCCCGCGCACCTGGCGCGCCGGTGACCGGAGCCCCAGCATGTCGGGATGGACGCAACCGCAACTCCGGGCCCGGCCAAGGCCCTTGA
- a CDS encoding TetR family transcriptional regulator C-terminal domain-containing protein produces MDATATPGPAKALEPHPRKRHLPFPYDQDLSPVLRHLNRRTAAGRRRLANDPHTAAYLAAGMRLVEQHLGPGAARATSVRGRYRVERAVLAFLSQRAVAGEVANNPSVFPRRGVVSTLRTQWRTQSDYVADLINFAMWPVNYRPGYVERRAVDTERLVTGDDFVRTVHETAYRHTAEGARTPSVRLSLALMAVADGDDTVQRALADTYRGYLSSWKELYADVIEARNLRLRPGLTLDDLANALSAATDGIILRSIGDPGSGVLDHDRCRSLMGTVSLALIHGFLEPADDAGEGLTLEQAVEARTGIRRGVRPDGAG; encoded by the coding sequence ATGGACGCAACCGCAACTCCGGGCCCGGCCAAGGCCCTTGAGCCGCACCCCCGCAAGCGCCACCTGCCCTTCCCCTACGACCAGGACCTGTCCCCGGTCCTTCGCCACCTCAACCGGCGGACGGCGGCGGGCCGTCGAAGGCTCGCCAACGACCCGCACACCGCCGCCTACCTCGCAGCGGGGATGCGTCTGGTCGAGCAGCACCTGGGTCCCGGCGCGGCCCGCGCCACCAGCGTGCGGGGCCGTTACCGGGTGGAGCGCGCCGTGCTCGCCTTCCTTTCGCAGCGCGCGGTCGCCGGCGAGGTCGCCAACAATCCCTCCGTCTTCCCCCGGCGCGGCGTCGTCTCGACGCTCCGCACGCAGTGGCGCACCCAGTCGGACTACGTCGCCGATCTCATCAACTTCGCGATGTGGCCGGTGAACTACCGTCCCGGGTACGTCGAGCGGCGCGCGGTCGACACCGAACGGCTCGTGACCGGCGACGACTTCGTGCGGACCGTCCACGAGACGGCGTACCGGCACACCGCGGAGGGCGCGAGGACGCCGTCCGTGCGGCTCAGCCTGGCCCTGATGGCGGTCGCCGACGGCGACGACACGGTCCAGCGGGCCCTCGCGGACACCTACCGGGGCTACCTCTCCTCCTGGAAGGAGCTCTACGCCGACGTCATCGAGGCGAGGAACCTGCGGCTGCGGCCCGGGCTCACCCTCGACGACCTCGCGAACGCGCTGTCCGCCGCCACGGACGGCATCATCCTGCGCTCGATCGGCGACCCGGGCTCCGGCGTCCTCGACCACGACCGGTGCCGCTCCCTGATGGGCACGGTCTCGCTCGCGCTGATCCACGGGTTCCTCGAACCCGCGGACGACGCCGGGGAAGGGCTCACCCTGGAGCAGGCCGTCGAGGCGCGGACAGGGATCCGGCGGGGGGTCCGGCCCGACGGGGCGGGCTGA
- a CDS encoding ferredoxin: MTIHVEKDRCVGAGMCALTAPGVFTQDDDGLSEVLPGREDGADDPMVHEAVRACPVSAIAIEEP, from the coding sequence ATGACCATCCACGTAGAGAAGGACCGCTGTGTGGGCGCGGGCATGTGCGCGCTCACCGCTCCCGGCGTCTTCACCCAGGACGACGACGGCCTCAGCGAGGTGCTGCCCGGCCGCGAGGACGGCGCGGACGACCCGATGGTGCACGAGGCCGTGCGGGCGTGCCCGGTGTCGGCGATCGCCATCGAGGAGCCCTGA
- a CDS encoding cytochrome P450: protein MTESVAFPQDRTCPYHPPTAYEPLLDDRPLSKVSLFDGRSVWFVTGHSTARSLLADPRLSSDRESQGFPAPTERFARVRTKRVALIGVDDPLHNAQRRMLIPSFSVKRVNGLRPRIQETVDRLLDDMIEKGSPAELVNAFALPVPSMVICAMLGVPYEDHLFFEEQSSRLLRGPGADDTQHARDQLEAYFHALIETKRREPGDGLLDELIVRQRESGEPDTEELVDLALILLIAGHETTANMISLGTFTLLSHPERLAELRAGLHAEPPLMPAAVEELLRFLSIADGVLRVAKEDIEIAGSTIPANDGVVFSTALINRDTEVFETPQELDWHRTNRHHLAFGFGVHQCLGQNLARAELEIAMRSLFDRLPGLRLAVPADEIPFKPGDTLQGMIELPVAW, encoded by the coding sequence ATGACGGAATCAGTCGCTTTCCCGCAGGACCGCACCTGCCCCTATCACCCGCCCACCGCGTACGAGCCGCTCCTCGACGACCGCCCGCTCTCCAAGGTCAGCCTCTTCGACGGCCGGTCCGTCTGGTTCGTCACGGGCCACTCGACCGCCCGTTCGCTGCTCGCCGACCCGCGGCTCTCCTCCGACCGCGAGAGCCAGGGCTTCCCCGCGCCCACCGAGCGCTTCGCCCGCGTCCGCACCAAGCGCGTCGCCCTGATCGGCGTCGACGACCCGCTGCACAACGCACAGCGGCGCATGCTGATCCCCAGCTTCTCCGTCAAGCGCGTCAACGGACTGCGGCCGCGCATCCAGGAGACCGTCGACCGGCTCCTCGACGACATGATCGAGAAGGGCTCGCCCGCCGAGCTGGTGAACGCGTTCGCGCTGCCCGTGCCCTCCATGGTCATCTGCGCCATGCTCGGGGTGCCCTACGAGGACCACCTCTTCTTCGAGGAGCAGTCGAGCCGCCTGCTGCGCGGGCCGGGCGCCGACGACACCCAGCACGCCCGCGACCAACTGGAGGCGTACTTCCACGCGTTGATCGAGACCAAGCGGCGCGAACCCGGCGACGGGCTGCTCGACGAACTGATCGTGCGGCAGCGGGAGTCGGGCGAGCCGGACACCGAGGAACTGGTCGACCTCGCCCTGATCCTGCTGATCGCGGGCCACGAGACGACCGCGAACATGATCTCGCTCGGTACGTTCACGCTGCTCAGTCACCCCGAGCGGCTCGCGGAGCTGCGCGCGGGACTGCACGCGGAGCCGCCCCTGATGCCCGCCGCCGTCGAGGAACTGCTGCGCTTCCTGTCCATCGCGGACGGCGTGCTGCGGGTGGCGAAGGAGGACATCGAGATCGCGGGCAGCACCATCCCCGCGAACGACGGCGTGGTCTTCTCCACCGCGCTCATCAACCGCGACACCGAGGTCTTCGAGACGCCGCAGGAGCTGGACTGGCACCGCACCAACCGCCACCATCTCGCCTTCGGCTTCGGCGTCCACCAGTGCCTGGGCCAGAACCTGGCGCGGGCCGAGCTGGAGATCGCGATGCGGAGCCTCTTCGACCGGTTGCCGGGCCTCCGTCTGGCCGTGCCCGCCGACGAGATTCCCTTCAAGCCGGGTGACACGCTCCAGGGAATGATCGAACTCCCGGTGGCGTGGTAG
- a CDS encoding TetR/AcrR family transcriptional regulator — translation MRQVGGPAVPAALGLLDESGPDGVSVREVARRAGVSPGAPFRRFADRQALLTALAERIPADCEAWRIAAVERSEGSATRAFGLGFVRCAIRHPRRFPLVKPLVFGPRGPAEPDARLTAIETAFTGLILADQRAGDLRAGDPAVVGLAGQALVHGLSRMIVDGYLPPESAERLAEQVLDTFGLARQLGTPSGLWAAGTRGGPRRAAPRTARPPGGRPLRAPLRVTLCAVARDPRSL, via the coding sequence GTGCGGCAGGTCGGCGGCCCTGCCGTGCCCGCCGCGCTCGGACTGCTCGACGAGAGCGGCCCCGACGGGGTGAGCGTGCGCGAGGTGGCGCGTCGCGCCGGGGTCTCGCCCGGCGCGCCGTTCCGCCGTTTCGCGGACCGCCAGGCGCTGTTGACGGCGCTGGCCGAACGGATTCCGGCCGACTGCGAAGCGTGGCGGATCGCCGCCGTCGAGCGCTCCGAGGGTTCCGCGACGCGCGCTTTCGGCCTCGGCTTCGTGCGCTGCGCGATCCGCCATCCGCGCCGGTTCCCACTGGTGAAGCCCTTGGTGTTCGGGCCCCGCGGACCGGCCGAACCGGACGCGCGGCTCACCGCCATCGAGACGGCGTTCACCGGGCTCATCCTCGCGGACCAGCGCGCGGGCGACCTGCGCGCGGGGGATCCGGCGGTGGTGGGTCTGGCCGGGCAGGCCCTTGTCCATGGCCTGTCCCGGATGATTGTCGACGGCTATCTGCCACCGGAGAGCGCCGAGCGGCTGGCCGAACAGGTACTGGACACCTTCGGCCTGGCCCGCCAACTCGGCACGCCATCAGGCCTCTGGGCGGCCGGAACGCGCGGCGGCCCACGGCGCGCTGCCCCTCGAACGGCGCGGCCGCCGGGCGGCCGACCGCTTCGCGCACCGCTCCGCGTGACCCTCTGCGCCGTAGCCCGGGACCCGCGCAGCCTCTAG
- a CDS encoding NACHT domain-containing protein yields the protein MDAGTVGLRIASSVMVPLVKRLLLPPKGPGAEFGERPVRIGRLLSFTGDRRTLGEADLYQLARELVRRAVRAAGPHDPPIAPDEQNAVGYALGHTLRALGDLDMDDVQAYDLGPEKLAAALVRASAPETRALLSDDAARLHDRLLVTACLHLVHQFSLRPGFAGRTQVEVLQRLGRQQEHLELLLERLPSTPAQDTDFERGYADYIVGQHSSLTIYGVDLHDPQSHAWPLETAYLSLEAVPARDPVEPVPGPGNGDADGRGADPDLDSERAAGPVETVLAGHDRVLLRGVAGTGKTTLVQWLALTTARQDQVPGHLPQLLGRIPFVLPLRTLARDDAELPMPEGFLRWIGCPLVGTEPEGWAVRVLSAGRGVLLIDGVDEIPEAERARTRAWLTKLRTTFPGNLWLVTTRPSALPRDWLGREGFQEYTLTPMRPGHVRSFIRRWHEAAGGGDELAQSLLRSLRASPELSRLATNPLLCALICALHRERRGFLPQGRVALYEAALSMLLERRDRERDLYGRRAPKLDQKSATEPLKRLAYWLIRNERTRLKRQDAVDLIERLRPSVPQLAGAGTAEDVLRLLLDRSGLLREPADDAVVFIHRTFQDFLGAKAALEEHDIGALVAHAHLDQWEDVLQMAVAQARPDERAELLTRLTGRADRERDTAVRARLRLLALASLDQATRLDPAVRETVEERAAQLLPPRSLREARALAETGTLLLGLLPAADTLEGDAEVTTAHAICRIGGDAALARLREFLTTRQPGVRAQLLAHWDRFDTDAYAEEIIQPLLAAGADEAVTVRSAAELKALSTLPGLGRVTLQGDFTEEEILGALDAGRLRELRLRGNMRLTGLGFLTAFGSLEALTLQGCRTISDTAPLTGLPNLRRLTLAELPQLEPLARLSACPRLDALILGAEVPWRGLRDLPRPEELRLLALPPDAVELADVTRLVRLRELRLHNASDRLRPDDWDAKLAELGELRVLRLSNEQLSLMLFPPGTPLPQLTRLEVRARPGAAISLRRIARRLTGLQEIHLSQFDTVELGHLRGIVGLRRVQLDYPGEVVDADTLPPGAELVVRPRT from the coding sequence GTGGACGCGGGAACGGTAGGGCTGCGCATCGCGTCGTCGGTCATGGTGCCCCTGGTCAAACGGCTGCTGCTGCCGCCGAAGGGTCCCGGCGCGGAGTTCGGGGAGCGGCCCGTTCGGATCGGGCGGCTGCTGTCCTTCACCGGCGACCGGCGCACCCTCGGCGAGGCCGATCTCTACCAACTGGCAAGAGAGTTGGTGCGCAGGGCCGTGCGCGCCGCGGGCCCGCACGACCCGCCCATCGCGCCCGACGAACAGAACGCCGTCGGCTACGCGCTCGGCCACACCCTGCGCGCGCTCGGCGACCTCGACATGGACGACGTGCAGGCCTACGACCTCGGCCCCGAGAAGCTCGCCGCCGCCCTGGTGCGGGCCAGCGCCCCCGAGACCCGCGCCCTGCTCAGCGACGACGCGGCGCGGCTGCACGACCGGCTGCTCGTCACCGCCTGCCTGCACCTGGTGCACCAGTTCAGCCTCCGCCCCGGCTTCGCGGGCCGCACCCAGGTCGAGGTGCTCCAGCGACTCGGCCGTCAGCAGGAACACCTCGAACTCCTCCTGGAACGGCTGCCGTCCACCCCCGCGCAGGACACGGACTTCGAGCGCGGTTACGCCGACTACATCGTCGGCCAGCACAGCAGCCTGACCATCTACGGCGTCGACCTGCACGACCCGCAGAGCCACGCCTGGCCCCTGGAGACCGCCTACCTGAGCCTGGAGGCCGTGCCCGCCCGCGACCCCGTCGAACCCGTCCCCGGCCCCGGCAACGGAGACGCGGACGGGCGCGGAGCCGACCCCGACCTCGACTCCGAGCGCGCCGCGGGTCCCGTCGAGACCGTGCTCGCAGGACACGACCGCGTCCTGCTGCGCGGCGTCGCGGGCACCGGCAAGACCACGCTCGTGCAGTGGCTCGCCCTCACCACCGCACGGCAGGACCAGGTCCCCGGCCACCTGCCCCAGCTCCTGGGCCGGATCCCGTTCGTCCTGCCGCTGCGCACCCTGGCCCGCGACGACGCCGAACTGCCCATGCCGGAAGGGTTCTTGAGGTGGATCGGCTGCCCGCTGGTCGGCACCGAGCCCGAAGGATGGGCCGTGCGCGTCCTGTCGGCCGGGCGCGGCGTGCTCCTGATCGACGGCGTCGACGAGATCCCGGAGGCCGAGCGGGCCCGCACCCGCGCCTGGCTCACCAAACTGCGCACCACGTTCCCCGGCAACCTGTGGCTGGTCACCACGCGCCCCTCCGCGCTGCCCAGGGACTGGCTGGGCCGCGAGGGCTTCCAGGAGTACACCCTCACACCCATGCGGCCGGGGCACGTGCGGAGCTTCATCCGGCGCTGGCACGAGGCGGCGGGCGGGGGCGACGAGCTCGCGCAGTCCCTGCTGAGGTCGCTGCGCGCCAGCCCCGAACTGAGCCGCCTGGCCACCAACCCGCTGCTGTGCGCGCTGATCTGCGCCCTGCACCGCGAGCGCCGCGGCTTCCTGCCGCAGGGCCGCGTCGCGCTGTACGAGGCGGCCCTCTCGATGCTCCTCGAGCGCCGCGACCGCGAACGCGACCTGTACGGACGCCGGGCACCGAAACTGGACCAGAAGTCCGCGACCGAACCCCTCAAGCGCCTCGCGTACTGGCTGATCCGCAACGAACGCACCCGGCTGAAGAGGCAGGACGCCGTCGACCTCATCGAGCGGCTGCGGCCCTCCGTGCCGCAACTCGCGGGCGCCGGTACGGCCGAGGACGTGCTGCGGCTGCTCCTGGACCGCTCCGGACTCCTGCGCGAACCCGCCGACGACGCCGTGGTCTTCATCCACCGCACCTTCCAGGACTTCCTCGGCGCCAAGGCCGCCCTGGAGGAGCACGACATCGGGGCGCTCGTCGCGCACGCGCACCTGGACCAGTGGGAGGACGTCCTCCAGATGGCCGTCGCCCAGGCCAGGCCCGACGAGCGCGCCGAACTCCTCACCCGCCTCACCGGCCGCGCCGACCGCGAGCGGGACACCGCGGTCCGGGCCCGCCTGCGGCTGCTCGCGCTCGCCTCCCTCGACCAGGCCACCCGGCTCGACCCGGCCGTCCGCGAGACCGTCGAGGAGCGCGCCGCCCAGCTCCTGCCGCCGCGCAGCCTGCGCGAGGCGCGCGCCCTCGCCGAGACCGGCACGCTGCTGCTCGGCCTGCTGCCCGCCGCCGACACCCTCGAAGGCGACGCCGAGGTGACCACCGCCCACGCGATCTGCCGCATCGGCGGCGACGCGGCACTGGCCCGCCTGCGCGAGTTCCTGACCACCCGGCAGCCCGGGGTGCGCGCCCAACTCCTCGCGCACTGGGACCGGTTCGACACCGACGCGTACGCCGAGGAGATCATCCAGCCGCTCCTCGCCGCGGGCGCCGACGAGGCCGTCACCGTGCGCTCGGCGGCCGAGCTCAAGGCGCTGAGCACGCTGCCGGGGCTCGGACGCGTGACGTTGCAGGGCGACTTCACCGAGGAGGAGATCCTCGGCGCGCTCGACGCGGGACGCCTGCGCGAGCTGCGGCTGCGCGGCAACATGCGCCTGACCGGACTCGGCTTCCTCACCGCCTTCGGCTCCCTCGAAGCGCTCACGCTGCAGGGCTGCCGGACCATCAGCGACACCGCGCCGCTGACCGGACTGCCGAACCTGCGCCGCCTCACCCTCGCCGAACTGCCCCAACTGGAGCCCCTGGCACGGCTGTCGGCGTGCCCCCGGCTCGACGCGCTGATCCTGGGCGCCGAGGTGCCCTGGCGCGGTCTGCGCGACCTGCCGCGCCCCGAGGAGCTCCGGCTGCTCGCCCTGCCGCCGGACGCCGTCGAACTCGCCGACGTGACCCGCCTGGTGAGGCTGCGCGAGCTGCGGCTGCACAACGCCAGCGACCGCCTGCGCCCCGACGACTGGGACGCGAAGCTCGCCGAGCTGGGCGAGCTGCGGGTGCTGCGGCTCTCGAACGAGCAGCTCAGCCTGATGCTGTTCCCACCGGGCACCCCCCTCCCGCAGCTGACTCGCCTGGAGGTGCGGGCCCGCCCCGGCGCCGCCATCTCGCTGCGGCGGATCGCCCGGCGCCTGACGGGACTCCAGGAGATCCACCTGTCGCAGTTCGACACCGTCGAGCTCGGCCACCTCCGGGGCATCGTGGGCCTGCGCCGCGTGCAGCTCGACTATCCGGGCGAGGTGGTCGACGCCGACACGCTGCCCCCCGGCGCGGAACTCGTCGTACGCCCGCGCACCTGA